TCCACAAATATCTGAACCACCGGAAATAACGTTTACCACTTTATTGAACGGTGGTGGGTCTGGTCGCTCGCTGCTTATTGTTGGGCCGGGCAGGGTGTTTTGCTCTTTGGAGAACGTTTCTTTTCCCTTGTCGCTCAACAGCTCTTTTAGGTGCCCCCGTTTCAGGAGGTATGCGACCTCCTTTTTGAGGGAGATGCACTCCTCGGTTGTGTGGCCGTTGTCGCGGTGGAAGTCGCACCATTTGCTCATGTCCTTCATGGAGTCCGGTCTGTCGCTCTTCCGGGGCCATCTGACTGTTCCACCTACATTTTGAAGGGCGTTCACCACACCTCCGATGTCGACGTTGAAGTCGTAGTCGGAGATGTTAGGGTGTTCGACCCGCTCATTCCTGTAAACATTGTTAGTATCATAATACTGATTGACACTTTGTACCTGGTTTTGCCGAACGTATGGTTGGTGTCGCCAGTTGTTATTCCTCGGGGTGTACGATCTTCTGTCGCTGCTTCCCCCTGTCGACCGTTGAGATGCTGTTCGGATGACCTCGTCGTCTTCGATTCGCATCTGGGCGGTGGCCCTTGATCGCACCTCTTCGAAAGTTGcacaggggtatttggttattTCCCGGTATAACTCCGAATTGGGGATGAGGCCTCTTTTGAACGCCTCAATAGCAGTCCTGACATCGCAGTTTTTTATaccaattttttcacaattaaaacggttaaaataatcgcgtaccgactcggtTGGCCCTTGAACCAACCGATAGAGATCACTGGTTTGCTTCTCCAACTGGCGACTGCTGGCGAACTGTTGGTAGAAGGCGTTGATGAGTTCGGACAAACAGGAGATGGATCCGGGAGGGACGTTCGTGAGCCATTCCAAAGCTGCTCCATCAAGGGTGCCGCCGAAAGATTTGCACATGACAGGCTCCACTAGGTCGTATGGGATCCCGATCTGCCACATGCGCTGCTTGTAGAAGTTGACGTGCCTGTAGGGGTCGGATGTCCCGTCGTACAGGGTGGTCCAGGTAGGGAGTCGGAGCGTGTGCGGAACTGTCACTCTAGCGATCGCTTCACAGAACGGCGACGCTGCGTACCCGTCGGTTGGCTCGGTCTCCACTGGCGTAGGTGCTCCGGGAAACTTGGTCATCAACTTCATCAGGCGAGAGTAATGCTTCGTCATGCGTGCGTCCATCTTGTTCAGGCGCTGGGTCACCGGATCGGGAGCTTCTCCGTCTCCTTCCTCACGGGTTTCCTCCTCATCGGTCATATCTTCGAAGTCATCGGGCATCTCGAACGTCAGCTTTTTTGGCTTCCCACCTTTGTAGCGGGACTGGTGCTTGTTGCTTTTCACGGATTCGAGCTCTTTCTGGAGGGTTTCATTGGATGCCCTCTCTTGGGCTAGCTCGGCTTGGGCTTTCTCGTAAGCCGCTTTCATCTCTGCGATCGTCATCTCTCCAGTAGTCATGGTGAAAGGAGTGATTTTGTGTAAAATctagttaatgtccccacagacggcgccaaactgtttatgccaaaattcgtatgggggcgactttcggctaggatcgacactaactaagcaaagaatTAATAACACAAATgaagagacacgacacagagaagtgttgacgcggaaaacccaggaataaggtaaaaaaccgcggatagctatgaggctatcaatccactaagtattctatatgattgtttatgcttttTTCTGAGAATCAATACTGAAAATCTACAATATAACAATGAATGCTAAAACACTTGACAGCTTAAGAGTTTGAGTGCTTGAGTTAACGTATCTCCTCCATTATGCTGTTCCTTATGCTTTTATATGCCAAATGCCAACGGCCCTATTGGTTGGGAAAATCCCTGGAAGATAGGGATCTCTCCTTGGCCGTTGCTCACGTCTCCTTCCCATCTTCAACAAACTCCGCAGTCTTCGGTCAAAGCTTGGACTCTTTCCTATCTTATGACGGCGTGGCCTGTGTTGGGCTTCTGGGCTTGGATCTTGACCTATCTTCACTTACTTGCTCGAGCGTTGTTCTTCCCTTGTCGTTAGTGCCTTGTCGCTGGTCTTATGTCGCCTAAGCCTTGTCGTCTGTCGCCTTACTTGACAGGTCCACTTGACGCGACGTTACCTGCGACACGATGATACCTGGATGGCACGACAATATCAGACGTCAAagcagttatgtcgttagttcaataaagtgggataacagaaaccctaaaaattgttacataccaaaatatatctagtttcctaattataattctaattaaactaggaaacaAGATATTAAATGAACAAGAAATTAAAGAGTCTTGAGGAGCGTCGAGTACACACAGTGACGCAACATTAAAACTTTCCAAAAACTTGAAATCCATAGACCAAGATTCCCATTGTGCATCAAAGCCCACGCAAGATATGGTGATTGATTTTccttatttgtttttttgtaaggttatgaaaaatataattcatgcggaaaaatcataactctaaattaattgttaaataatcaattagcataatttagtatacatattatgtgatgtgtgccttccctggctgctcctgaaccgaacaagtaaacaactccaagtgtcgtccctccggaACAAGTCGTGCACTCCGGAAACTCACAGATGTGATGACAAATattaaattacaaacttttgtaaaGACGGTCTCACAGGAAAGACCACCTTATAATTGGATTGGGCTTCTAATTTCGCGGGTCAATACACTCGGGTCTGGATCACAAGTTTTAATTCCCGGATCGTATAAAAGTAAGTTTTTCACCCAAATTCAAAATCTAATCcagtctctctcctcaaaatatCTCTGcatcctctctctcctccattttcgCTGACATCAAAGCTACAACGGAGGTGACGAAGGTGGCTACGAAGGTGAAGATGCGGCGGCGGTTCTCTTCCCCCACGAAACCTCTGCCTCCCTCTGTCTCTTCAAACTCGACGCCTGATATGGAGGCGCTGAAGCTCGGCGGTGGCTTATGGTGGTGACATGTTGTTTGTCGTTGTGGTGGCTGCGGACGCGAACGAGTGAAAGATCGGTGACACGATGCTCAACTTAGATCGGCCCGTGATCTCTATGAGCAAATTCCCATTGTGCGACTTATTGActaattttttattcttttgtttgattgttagGGTTTAATTGATCATTTGATTTATTGCATTCATGTTAATTGCTCATTCGAGTTATTGCATCCAGGTATGAAGGTGAAGGTGGAGGCGGCTACGGCGGTGGTCGTCGAATAATAGAGCAACACCAACAGTTACCCTCGCTCCTCTACTCTGATGTCGTAGTTGTTGCGTGTGGAGGGTTGGGGATTGCAGGTGGCGGAGCAGCGGAGGAGACGATTGTGGAGTTGGATGAGGCGCTTGGCGTTGCTGGTTGGAGCATGCTGGCAAGGAAGATGGAGGATGGAGGTGGTACCTCTTGGTGTGGTGAAGGATAGGCTGGAAATGGGGTGTAGTTTAAGTCTCAGATACTTGATGCGTGTTGTTTTGTGATGTACCGTTGTTGTAGATTTGTAGTTGTtcgtttaattagttttaattcaGAATAATTTTGTA
This sequence is a window from Spinacia oleracea cultivar Varoflay chromosome 1, BTI_SOV_V1, whole genome shotgun sequence. Protein-coding genes within it:
- the LOC110792998 gene encoding uncharacterized protein — translated: MTTGEMTIAEMKAAYEKAQAELAQERASNETLQKELESVKSNKHQSRYKGGKPKKLTFEMPDDFEDMTDEEETREEGDGEAPDPVTQRLNKMDARMTKHYSRLMKLMTKFPGAPTPVETEPTDGYAASPFCEAIARVTVPHTLRLPTWTTLYDGTSDPYRHVNFYKQRMWQIGIPYDLVEPVMCKSFGGTLDGAALEWLTNVPPGSISCLSELINAFYQQFASSRQLEKQTSDLYRTAIEAFKRGLIPNSELYREITKYPCATFEEVRSRATAQMRIEDDEVIRTASQRSTGGSSDRRSYTPRNNNWRHQPYVRQNQVQSVNQYYDTNNVYRNERVEHPNISDYDFNVDIGGVVNALQNVGGTVRWPRKSDRPDSMKDMSKWCDFHRDNGHTTEECISLKKEVAYLLKRGHLKELLSDKGKETFSKEQNTLPGPTISSERPDPPPFNKVVNVISGGSDICGLTSSAAKKINRGEPETVEEGQTEDEVTLHKSLTAMAITFDDSDSVDTQREHHDGLVISLPIGHALIKRILVDNGSSANVLFLEALQEMGLEEKNIVRRSTVLVGFSGEALRTVGEILLPTYAEGVNMMTKFNVVDCPSAYNVILGRPWIHKMKAVPSTYHQSIKFPTKWGVMEIKGQQRDAKKCYETALKPSKSSI